TAAATAGTGAAGAAGTTAGACAAAATATATCTAAAGCCATAAAGAAGTTTAATGAATTAAAAGAAGAAGAGGTAACTTTACTATTATTTAAATCAGAAAAGGTATGTATAAAGAGAACTGTTAAAGCTATAGTTGAAGCGACTCTTTTAACAGAGTATTCTTTCCAAAAGTATATGGCGAGCAAAAAAGATTTTTCTGTTAAAATATTAAATCTAGTACAAGCCACTAATAATGATTTAGATCTAAAAGATATAGAGAGTGCAATAGAAGAAGGGACAATTTTAGCTAGATCTACAATAATAGCTAGAGATCTTGTAAATGAGCCTTCAAATATTTTAGGACCAAGTGAACTTGCAAAAGAAGCTCAAAAGTGTGGAAAAGAGTATGGTTTTGATGTAGAAGTATTAAAGGAAGATGAAATAAAAAAATTAGGAATGGAAGCATTCCTAGCTGTGGCTAAGGGTTCAAAGAAAGAGCCAAAACTTATTGTTATGAGATATTTCGGTGATAAGAGCAGTAAAGAAATCTTAGGCTTTGTAGGTAAAGGATTAACTTATGACAGTGGCGGATATTCTATAAAACCGACTGATGGCATGGTTACTATGAAATCAGATATGGGAGGTTCAGCAGCAGTTATAGGTGCTATGAGTGCTATAGCAAAAAGTAAGTTAAAGATAAATGTAATTGCTGTAGTTGCGGCATGTGAAAATATGATTTCTGGAAAAGCATATAAGCCAGGTGATATAATAAACTCAATGGGCAATAAGACTATAGAAGTATTAAACACAGATGCAGAAGGAAGACTAACTTTAGTTGATGCTGTTTATTATGCTATAAATAAAGAAAAAGTAACTAAGGTTGTTGATATTGCAACTTTAACAGGAGCTGTAATGGTTGCATTAGGTAGAGATGTAAGTGGTGTTGTAACAAATAATGAGGAGTTTTTAGGAAGTCTTCAGAAGGCATCAAATATGTCTGGCGAGAAGATTTGGGAACTACCTAATTTCCCTGAATACAAGAAGCTTATAAAATCAGATATAGCCGATCTTAAAAATATTGGAGGAAGATGGGGAGGCTCTATAACAGCTGGAT
The nucleotide sequence above comes from Hathewaya histolytica. Encoded proteins:
- a CDS encoding leucyl aminopeptidase; protein product: MNIEILKSFQESKNNNLLVPVFLESENQHIQNELKELLKELTMKDKFKGEAGEIASLNIIKDGNINNFVFIGLGKDDKLNSEEVRQNISKAIKKFNELKEEEVTLLLFKSEKVCIKRTVKAIVEATLLTEYSFQKYMASKKDFSVKILNLVQATNNDLDLKDIESAIEEGTILARSTIIARDLVNEPSNILGPSELAKEAQKCGKEYGFDVEVLKEDEIKKLGMEAFLAVAKGSKKEPKLIVMRYFGDKSSKEILGFVGKGLTYDSGGYSIKPTDGMVTMKSDMGGSAAVIGAMSAIAKSKLKINVIAVVAACENMISGKAYKPGDIINSMGNKTIEVLNTDAEGRLTLVDAVYYAINKEKVTKVVDIATLTGAVMVALGRDVSGVVTNNEEFLGSLQKASNMSGEKIWELPNFPEYKKLIKSDIADLKNIGGRWGGSITAGLFIGEFVGNTPWLHIDIAGTAWKDSATSYFAKGGTGVGVRTLYYLAKNLNK